One window of Candidatus Leptovillus gracilis genomic DNA carries:
- a CDS encoding CHAD domain-containing protein codes for MLKFLLPPESTADDLARWLPYCIIPLDAPSGAEHLTIYDTFDWRLYRQLLAFMGVGQRFTLHDLAANRVLTTAVLPDPPVYVWDLPHGLLRARLDPILEVRALLPQADVVIHTTPCQALDVAGQPVARLLMQEIRPSAYPATAPIFTLSIQPVAGQEAVVAEMAARLALVGVTAVTTDIYHTALAAAGQTPGAYSARLDIQLAPAMRADEATKAILSYLLQVMRANEAYILQDLDPEFLHDYRVAVRRTRSALSQIKAVFPPAELKRFRHGFKVIGRLSNRLRDLDVYLLAEEEYKRQLPDFLRGKIEPLFIYLRQQRAEALQEVRAGLTSAEYQQIVADWERVLAEPVDEKGATAVPRKAATPILILARRRIYKRYQQVIRAGRTILAEEQHGQMHALRIECKKLRYLMEFFASLFPAKEMGLLIRQLKQLQNRLGDLNDLNVQQAYLLHVADKLPLRHQRNRRALVAIGWLVANLEQKKAQAKVESAAAFSQFAAAENARLFAQLFAP; via the coding sequence ATGCTGAAATTTTTACTGCCGCCAGAGTCCACAGCCGACGACCTGGCTCGATGGCTGCCGTACTGCATCATACCGCTGGACGCGCCGTCCGGCGCCGAACATCTGACGATTTATGACACCTTTGATTGGCGGCTTTATCGGCAGTTGTTGGCCTTTATGGGGGTGGGGCAGCGGTTTACGCTGCACGATTTGGCGGCCAACAGGGTGCTAACAACGGCCGTCTTGCCAGATCCTCCGGTGTATGTTTGGGACCTGCCGCATGGTTTGCTGCGCGCCCGGCTGGACCCAATCCTGGAAGTGCGCGCTTTGCTGCCGCAGGCCGATGTGGTGATACACACGACCCCCTGTCAGGCGCTCGACGTGGCCGGGCAGCCGGTTGCCCGGCTGCTGATGCAAGAGATACGGCCGTCCGCTTACCCCGCCACTGCGCCCATTTTCACCCTGAGCATTCAACCTGTCGCCGGGCAGGAGGCGGTCGTGGCCGAGATGGCCGCAAGATTGGCGTTGGTGGGTGTAACGGCCGTCACCACAGACATCTACCACACTGCCCTGGCCGCCGCCGGGCAAACGCCAGGGGCCTACTCCGCCCGGTTAGACATCCAACTTGCCCCCGCTATGCGCGCTGACGAAGCCACCAAAGCAATCTTGTCTTACCTGCTCCAGGTGATGCGCGCCAACGAAGCGTACATCTTGCAAGACCTGGACCCGGAGTTTTTGCACGATTACCGCGTGGCCGTGCGCCGCACCCGCTCCGCCCTCAGCCAGATCAAAGCCGTCTTCCCGCCGGCCGAACTCAAGCGTTTCCGGCATGGGTTTAAGGTGATCGGCCGGTTGTCCAATCGCCTGCGCGATCTGGACGTTTATTTGTTGGCCGAGGAGGAGTACAAGCGCCAACTGCCGGATTTTCTGCGGGGCAAAATCGAACCGCTGTTTATCTATTTGCGCCAACAGCGGGCCGAGGCGCTGCAAGAGGTCCGCGCCGGACTGACTTCCGCCGAATATCAGCAGATTGTGGCCGATTGGGAGAGGGTTTTGGCGGAACCGGTGGACGAAAAGGGGGCAACGGCCGTACCCCGTAAAGCGGCCACCCCTATCCTGATTTTAGCCCGCCGCCGCATCTACAAGCGTTATCAGCAGGTGATTCGCGCCGGGCGGACCATCCTGGCTGAAGAGCAGCATGGTCAGATGCACGCTTTGCGCATTGAGTGCAAAAAATTGCGCTACCTGATGGAATTTTTCGCCAGCCTGTTTCCAGCGAAAGAGATGGGGCTGCTGATCCGGCAGCTTAAGCAGTTGCAAAACCGGTTGGGCGACCTGAATGACCTGAACGTGCAGCAGGCTTACCTGCTGCATGTCGCTGACAAACTGCCCCTGCGCCACCAGCGCAACCGCCGGGCGCTGGTGGCGATTGGCTGGCTGGTGGCTAACCTGGAACAGAAAAAAGCCCAAGCCAAAGTGGAATCGGCGGCTGCTTTTAGCCAGTTTGCCGCTGCCGAAAATGCCCGCCTGTTCGCCCAATTGTTTGCCCCGTAG